The Ciona intestinalis unplaced genomic scaffold, KH HT000062.2, whole genome shotgun sequence sequence ggtCACTTTTGTTATTAGGCATGAAgaaatcaatgtaacttagaCAAGAAAGTCTTTggttcacacaccttgtgcccgcttacaagttaccgacTTACTGTCTATCTAACTTTGTGGCcaattgttttaatgtgcGGCTTAAGGGAAAAAAACTCATTGGTGACccgtgaccactgagttgctcaatttccgttaagtgtcttgcctgaGGACACGTTCATAATAGTGGCATCGACGTGCGTCGAATCCATATCCTTTTAGCTGGAGGCAGACGTGCCACTGCTTACCACGGTGCCAGACCCTCACCCAttcacaaaattaataagtgatggcattttttacaatacaaaCTCTTCTTATAACGTTTTTTCAGTTCAATGCCCAGCCTTACCAACAAACGTGGTTTATTCAACATTTTGTACAAATGGTAACAACCAAGGATCTGTTTGTAACTTTCAATGCCCACCAAACCAAGATATGTTTGGAACAAATTATTCAACTTGTGGAAGAAATGGGGAATGGTATCCAGCTATCAACACTCAATGTTCAGGTACTGCttgtttagaaatttaaattccTCTTGGCCTTGCAAAAGTGAACGGGGCTTTCCCTTTAACGAGAATCTGATGACCCTAATCCAAAGAATTGtttaagttgtcagccatacattaaaaaatataaaaatccaaaGAACTAATTCattaataactaaatataacTCACTTTATCCTTACGTGTTGgagaaacgacagttgttataacacaggtgtttcgttataattttttagtaattaCAGACTTTTCTACTTGATATTGATAGAAGATAGTTGTCTGATACTACCTTAAGTTAATTAAGGACatcatttaataatattacctaaaagtttgttaaattttcAGTTCGTTGTTTACCGGGTGTGCCAGGTGGTTCGTTGTTTTGCCCCCCCTTGTGGAAACGCAAGATGTCCGGCTTTATCCAACGCTGTGTGCCAGGATAATTACTGTGGGGGTTGCAACTTTAAGTTCTTTGTTAACGGGACTGAAAAGTCACGTCAGGAATGTATTATACAAGGTAGTTATTTCTGGATCTGATtattttaatggtttaaaatttggttCATATATTATAGCAACAGTGTTGTATTTATTCTAACTTCCATGTTTAAACTATAACTAAGAAAGAGAGTGTTGTGGGACGTgggttatataaatttaacaaattaatggaacttatttatccttgtgtgacAGGGCaccgatagtcgttataaccaaGGGGGGGGGTTTTAATCACCTCGTGTctatttacaagttaccaggtatataactttgtgggtgatatttCTGGTAATgtgcatatttttttagacCGAAGTTGTCCTCTCGTAAGGGATCTTAGATGTCCGGACACTTGTGGAGTCGCAACATGTAATGGTCACCCACGTGCAGTGTGTAAGATGTGTGGCTGCAACCCAAGGTTCTATGATTATAATACCTTGCAACAAGTTACATGCATAGGTTGGTGTTTCGCATAAGTTTTCCAACAATATTCAATACAATGCTTCAAtgtttatgaatgaatgtaataaatGGAATTTAGgggttgattatttttgcacataagttttattttttgatgaatttttatttattgtaagcatggctgacaatataTAGGCACCTAACGTGGGTACGTAAGGTATACGAGCATGCCCTGATAAAACAGGGCACCAATGACTTGCTATGATTACCCATAATAAATGCGTAAACGATTCAACATCTCACAAAGTGGtcttaaaattaacattaataACACAGTGGTGAAAGTGCAATGATCAGTCTTTCCCAATTCAATGTTAATAATGTAACAGCTAAGGATTGATATTAATTcacttttgcatttttttagggaaaaaaaacacccagCATAAGCTTTGCAACTTATGGGTaacttttcaatatttatgtATGTTGACCACTTTTCCATGGTGGCGGGGTCTGGAATAGTGTAAACCTAAATCCAATTATCTGTATCCTGCGTATCATAAAtagtaaagttacatacggtTTGTACATTGCTTGTTCCACAGTTCAATGCCCAGCCTTACCAACAAACGTGGTTTACACATCATCCTGTACAAATGGTAACAACCGAGGATCTGTTTGTAACTTTCAATGCCCATCAAACCAAGATATGTTTGGAACAAATTATTCAACTTGTGGAAGCAATGGGGAATGGTATCCAGCTATCAACACTCAATGTTCAGgtatattaattattacaaCAAACCATAGACATTAGAGAAGATGGCTcccaaatatatttgtactttttaaaatatctaaaaaaaacaaaatatgtttttgggGTTGCACCACTGCTGCCATTCTCTTGGAATAGTAAAGAATCCGGTGGATGCCGATGCGGCAAATATGGACAAAAGTTCTGTTTACTCTTTACAAAGtttgtgtatgtaactttgtgtccTGTCCAGTGACACAAATGCCTCAACaatagcaacgacgagccttgaacccataacctctgggtaaCAGGCAATTAAGCTACTTCTGATGTTGAAACTGCTTTGCCTGcctattaatatttattttgtccaaaaataacatggaaatatattttagttcgTTGCCTTCCCAACCAACCCCAAGCAGCATGTTCTGAACTCCCATGCTCCCGCGCAAGATGCCCCGCCCACCCGAACGCTGTGTGCCAGGAGAATTACTGTGGGGGTTGCAACTTTAAGTTCTTTGTTAATGGAACTGAGATACATCGGCATGCTTGCTTGCCTAATGGTTTGTGTTTTAgatgaaagtaacttatttattgttatgtaGTAGGGCAAAGAGAGTAGtggtaacacgggtgttctgtttcatacacctcgtgtctggttacaagttaccacatatttaactttgtgggtaaatattttttttattagattttaCTGAAAATTTTTCTTAAAGAAGCTGGGATTTTAAACACAGTATGGCAAGCTGTTGAAATTCTTACCATAACCATGGTTTCTACAGAACTTCTGTTAgttgtaacttttattatcAACACCAAGATGGAAAAGATATTATCTTTATATTTACTATTGATTGTTGTTgaaatacaatataatattacttaagtatttatctcttcgaatacaagGATGAAAATCtaattcaataaaacaacaaagggCAGGAAATTAGCAGTAGAATGACTGTCAATAAAACATCTACTAGGTAAAACTACTTAAATGAAAGttttaacaacataaatattcCTTTAGATTGCTTCGATCCAGCCCCCACTCCATACGACTCCTCACAACGTTGTTTAGATCTTTGTCTAATTTTGTGTGATGGCCATCCTAATGCTCTATGTCAGCCTTGTGGTTGTGAACGTAGGATGTATGATCATACAACGTTGCAGTTACTTAATTGCTGAGAATATGGTCCCCTCCTAATGTGGCGGTgatttattttgaataaactTTGAGACATGCATGGTAGATGTTCCTAATTATTTCCTGAAATCAAACTATccagtgaaaaatattttcgacATAGAAATTCATGcagcatatatattttttatacataggCGTTTTAATATTAGGCAGCCACACTTTTGCATCTTATTATCATTTTGCTTTATGACAATGTGATAATGCAAATTGTATCGGTAAGTTCATGCAGTTGATGGGACGACTGCTATGTTCAACCGAATGTCGTTCAAACTCTTTAATCAATGAATCAACATTTCCAATAAACCTAATATAACACAATAGTTCAACTTTTCTTAACACCACATTTACAAAACGTACAAATCATCTCACCCGCTATAATATGTAAGTCAAAGATATTGTTGCTGTTTTTAGCCACATGACCAGAGCTTTACTAGTTTGAAAACGTGTTTTGCTATATGTTGAGCCTTCAGTATTCaaaactgtaaatattcttagtttacCACCAAATCGACGTTAAATGGCATTAAAACATgtctcgtcttaccccaccctactattctAATCGTAACTTGTTGGTAAATGGCTTCAACGACAATTGTTTGTTCGATATTATATCAGgagaatttaattaatttaattgagAACTTTTAACAGTGGAATCCCACTTCGTGCTCTGCGTAAAACGATAGGTTAACactataaataaaaccaaagtcTAAATACTGCAATCAGGGCAACGACATGAGGTTTAcgtaactttattattttagagTACGGATGGGTTTATTTACGCCTACATATCCTATTCATCCGGCAATCAAGGAAATATATCAATGCATATCTATATAGACGATATACAGTTCATGTGAGGATCTATTTAACAACGTTGTTTGCTTCCAACACCTTGTTTACACCATTATTGCAACAAGGCCTGCTTACTGATGTTACTAGTAGTCAACAACGATTTCTTTGAATTGAGTATTTCCTCATTTAGTGGCGAGGCAGTGCATATAGTAACTACAATGCCATTGTAATTAATTATAGACAACGATTTAAACGTagtgaaaaaagtttttcagaAATTTATGACAATaggttttgaaactttgaaCAATGAACGAACCAATAAGTTATGAATACTACCAACCAAGTCACGgtaagttatattattattatacgtGTTATTTGTGGGTacaatactgtggggtaagatgaggtACTTTAGTCTCTTTTTTATCCtaattggtggtaaacaaggtctatttacagaattatgtagGTGTAGCCCTACGAAAagcgtttttaaatgttcaaacACAGTTAATAAGTTGTaagttatgtgctaacggtatcccatcttaccccacagtacaatagACACCCATTACGTTGCATATATTTACTGCTCGGTTGTTGAGTAGTTGCAAATGTTGCAACcataattatttatgttttatgttactttgtataaAGCCAAAGGGGAACAATTGCAAAGTTTACGCGGAAAACGATCAACACAGAGCGTGGATCGTCCGAAATATTTAGCAAAACTGTCAACTATTATTTGATAACAATGCATTCATGGGACAAAAGTTAAACGGTTTAGAATTACTGTAGTTTCAGCATCGCATGGACACAATACTATAGCTCGCTTGtgcataaatattaaactgcaTTATACATGACAATATTTTCGATGCTGTCGCTGTTAGATACATAGCAAGGATAAGCATGGTGGCTGTTACAGTAAATAACGGGCTTTATGCTTTCAACTTTTTGCGGAATATTTCATTATTAGACGGGAGTTACACACTTGAGGATATTCTGCAGCTAACCAGTAAGCaattatataatgtatatagtgattatactgtttaatatatggcttagctatatatatatgaagtctATACTTGCTATAGTACCTTTAACCAAACGTAATATACTTGCTATAGTACCTTTAACCAAACGGCTATCGTTGTCCCTCCATGCACATAAATAAGTTGgattcatttattcatgatATTGTAACGTATTTCTTGTAGTGTAACGTATTCGTTGTTGTAACGTATATTCGTTGTTGTAAGGTATTCTTTGTTGTGTCTGTGTGCGGTTTGAGTTGCATCTAGCGGACATCCGGGTTCTATATAGTCTGGAATCTGAATAACCTTAGTTTTCTCGGTCATTATATTTTGGACACGCTAGCGAGCGGTCCGTTGTAAACCGCTGCCTAGAATACCGACATAATAAAAGCTCTGATTGTGACAAgtttgttacaatatatagGTTTTGAAATACGGTAGTTATTTACATAAAGGTAAACTCCTGTAGTATTGATATCACAACGTTAAGTGTTCCGGTTTTATATGCACGTAACATCATCTAACTTACTCCATAGTATCATATGTGTGAAGTCGCTAAACAACAAATCTTTTACTTTATCGGGGTACTGTTATTAATAAAGCGCTACGTTTTGTTATCATTTAAGAAGTATTGTGTATGCTTGATTTGATCTTTCACTACTTTACgaacaatagttttaaaaacaatatttgcatattataaacaacagCATATACGCCAGTGTTGACGGGAAGCAACACTCTCAGTAAAATAATTGGAAAAGCAACCACGGAGGTTTGATGCATCCTATACTGCTTGTTTTGATTGAAGCTTTATGCGGTTCTTCCTTAATAGCGGATGTTGCTGTTGTAGTAgattgggggaagatgggacatctttaacacttaatatccacatatcctgatcgtgttttaaaaaattaacaacggtctgtggaagtcgtgaagatacagttttataattcattgaatttctttgtttactaccaaatgtaaaGAGAAAAccaaacgaaaaggtgtcgcatctttccccaccctactatataatatatgagtTCACTAACCAAAATACAGACTTTAATTTAACGACGATTTTACAAATATGACCGCATCTATGAAAAGCATAGGCtacgttttttatacataGCATTATGGAATAAAACGGCTGTTGTAGGTGTAGGGCCTCAAACCCATTTTTCCTATtcgtattttttacaattaacaacgctcttttagaattTGCGGatctacggttttataattcttttaacattctttgtttacaactgaATGAGACCAGAAATGAGAATGAAAGCGCGCCTTATAtttccccacgctactatatattatacacgTCAATTCTTacattaaaccaatatttagatatataaAATGCCTGTTGATGTCATTTGCAACTAGTTTTGCAAGTTTGTGCTAACATTCTGTCGATTAGCTTGAGTTAATGGTACTTTTAGCTTCtcccccacaaagttacatacgtggtaactcgtaagcgtatttatattttcagaaaATTTCAGTGAATACAATTTGGGAAGTCTCCCACAAAATGATGAATGCTCTGCCGTTCCTGCTGGCCCAAAGTGGTTGCCTGCACTTCAGATCTCTATCGCCCTCTGCGGGTTAATATTCAACGCCATTGCAATGTTCGTGATTATAATGCTGCAAGATTTTAAGAAAAGCATTTCTCATTGGTGGGTTTATATTTGGTAGTTGGGAATATATgtcattatattattaatgggtttattgtataaataaatataactgaaaaCACGCATCATACCTGGGACCTCGGTAACCACCATCATCACAATAAAATCATCACAACACTTcgaaaacaacagcaaaaatTATATCATGTAGACAACGCAGAGAAGGAAATTAtgcgaaaataaaaatagatgtTGTTGCAtcgccacgcgaagataaatacgtgacattttttaaggtttaatCCCGTCTTTTTCACCAGGTATGTTCTACAGCTAGCCATCGCTGATTCACTCTTCCTGGCCATGTTACCATTCAAAGCATCCGAATCGTTATCTGGTTCATGGAATCTTCCTCATTTCCTTTGTCATTTACAACAAGCGGTGTTTATGCTCAACTACTATGCCGGCATCTTCTTTTTAACGGTAAGGTTACGacgttgttaaaacaaaacatttgtttaaacgtACACGAAAAATCTATTTGCCTAAAacaatatgaatgaatgaggtCACATAAGTTAACTTCGTGTGGCGGGCAACGAGaaacgttataacacagagTGTTCGGTTTCACTCTTCTCCCGTTTACATGTGACCACGTATGTAGCTCAGTAGGTGACTGTTTTTATACTGGCcaacaatttggacaatcccATTATTAACCATTGGCTTAAAGAGATAGCCATTTACTGTCTTGCCTCAtaacacacacgcccacaatggtagcaacgacgagcttTTCGTATCCTTTGAGCTACGATAACTGTAAAACAAACTGATATTTGTAGGTAATGAGTTTTGACCGCTATGCTGCAATCGTGCATCCTGTGTCCGCGCCTTGGCGGAGGCTACGAACTCATGGAAATGCTGTTCTTATAACGCTTGCTGTGagttttgcattaaatatatgttttaataaatattactgtTTATTTGTTGATTTGTAACATGCactttttctttataaaactaGCAACAGTGTGTATAATTTagattaatttatataaactttattaaaatactcTATATGTTTTAGAGTGGGATTATATAGTTATTAGGTGGGttaatatatggtatataCAGATAACACCGATGGGAGATGGTTATATGGGCCATTCTGTATACTTTTGGCACCTGTATCTCATATTTGCTGATTGAACGCTCTTGTAGAGTCTTGATTAAcctttatataattctataaatattctttgtttactaccaaattggacgagaacaTACAATGCAAACCTCTCACCCTGCTacagtattataaaaacaacctCGCCCTTGTTGTATTACAGGTATGGGCTTTGGCTATTGCGGTTTCTATACCCCTGTTCGTTTGGTCAGATGTAAAGCATTGTAAATGTACGTACATGTTCCCACGAAGTGCTGAGGAGTTTCAACAACACCATGGCGTCAATAATTCAACAGGCAAGTGATACCTACTGGGCCATCGGGAATAATTAAGCAAAGCatttgtttttagttaaatgaatgaaaggTATTTGTGCTTGTGTAgccgggcaacgacagtcgttgtaacacgggtgttataattaatacacacctcgttcccgcttaccagttacctcgtatgtataacttcgtgggtgattgttgttgtgtatggctgacaatttagacaatccgctatagttaccactgggttgcaacAACTTCGTTAAGTCTCATTTCGAATGACACATACTCCCACAAAATGTGAACTATAAACCTCCGGGTTAGAGGAAGGCGCGCCAACCACTGCGTCCCTCACCTTTTAACATTATTTGCGCGCTAAATTATCCTCGCTGTGTAACTTTAATTAACAACTCCTTCGTAACCTGTGGGAGCTACCATATACGATATAAGCCtttgttattgtaaactttggtTGGCCTTCCACGCAAGTTTAAACAagatgtttaaacaaatgacaacgctcttttaaagtcgcggGAAAATGCGGCTAAATAATtttgtagatattttttatttactaccatgTTGTACATTTGTACAATTAGGTAAAATGAACGCATGTACCATGTTAACTCAACCTAttacagtttgttttatttgtaaattttcttgtttcaGATTACGTTGATTACGAGGAGTTTATGAATGTGAGTATGAAGTTTGTGTTTTGAAAAGTAAATTTCGAGCAAACATATTCATATTCAGGTCATGAATGAAATGAGCCAAGAAACAACAGTGGAACTTCAAAAAACGGCCGAAGCGAATGTAAGTTGAAAACCTTTATTTTTTGATCATGATTTTAACGAATAACAAAGATCTCgtggggctacggttatatgattcgttaaatattctttttttaactacAAAATAGAGCGGTAAAGGAGAATGGTCtctattatacatatataataaaaaagaaattttaccgAACAAATGTTATTTGGTTTAATATGACAGCCGATGGCGTGTGCAAACGAACCTTGGGTGTCCATGAAGATTTGGGCGGGAATGCATTTCGTGTTCGCTTTTCTACTGCCTTTCATCGTCATGACTGTTTGCTACAGTTTAATTACATGGCGGGTATTCCATCCTGCCGTCAGCTCGGCTAACAGGTACAACAACGAGAAAGATGTTCTGATTTTGTTTCACATATTATTACTataattagaaaaaagtttctttttttttaatcttgttCATATGTTAAACCAATCATTACCATTTTATCGGGaatctaatatttaaataaatataggaGGGCTGGGAGAAGAAAGAGCTCATGTGCGACACCTCGTGCCCGGTTGTTTAGCTCGTTTCAGTTCTCAACAAGATCAAATAGTTCGGGGAGCAAAAAATATCCAGGGATAACCCAGAAATCAAGAGTGACGATTATTGTGGTAAGAATATTGATCCGCGGTTCTTAATTTATCACGTTTAGGTTATTGATACTATCAAGTAATAATTTGTTATACCCTCAATCGTTGTCTACATCCGTTTCCAGACAGTATAACGGCTGTTTCGACAGATTGAAGGTCTGGACATGGCTTTAATAGTTAAGCCTGTGGAAACAGATTATAATGTCACCTGTTTGATCCTCCAgcgaaacaaatattttgtatttatttttttttactaatttaaaattacacttTGAATCAAACAATAAagtaattgttaattatttgctaattttgcggttttaaatccGAAAGTCTATTCTAAAATTTATGaatttatgttttgatttcaatcaagagattaaaaaatgaatgcgATAATTAAAATCTGAGATATGTGCAAAAAATAAAGGCAAAGAACAAAAACAAGACCAACTGTTTGACgcaaaaggatctatatgaccaccaACGTGCTCAAAGAagcctgtgttataacgactgtggtttaccagccacgcaaggataaagtagaTTACATACACACACATCTGAAGGCTCTGTTTTACGCAGGTATCTCTTGTTCTGATGTTTTTGTTATGTTGGCTACCTTACAACATCGTCCTGTTAGCCAAGTTCGCTGAGCTTCCGTATTCGGGCGAGACTTGCACCTTAATAGAAAACGTAACCATCGTGTTGGTGTATTTGAACAGCATGATCAACCCTGTGCTTTACACTTTCCTTGGTAGGTGTTCATGGTGTATTATATAGTTCTCATGGGTCAGATGAGAAACCCTTGGCGCACAATACCCAAACGCTCTATCAGCAGAGTTACGAATAACGGTTATTTAATCTggtaataatatttgtttattacctaATGAAACGATgaaaaacatgtctcatccCACCTAAGCCTATTATATCTAATGTGATGTTAACTGGCCGTTTAAATATATGGCTTAACCGTTGTTGTGAACACCGTGGCTGCATTGGTTCAAGCATCCACTTATTTACAACACAGAGTATAACCAATTTCGGTGCTATACCACTCTATAGTTGGCGTAAGTGTTACTACACTAAATTgtcattgcttcaacccaatggtcagTAAATAGCTttcatataaaacacacacatgCACAAACATTCGACTACAAGTCATTAGTTAGAAACAAAAGTCTACCGGAAAAAATTAGGCCCCTATATACTttgactttttataaaacttccaaatccatatatatatacttttggGTTATGTAGTAGTCGATTAACTTCCTCAAGGCATCGTATTATATTGGTATTACCATATTAAGGATCCCGGTTCTTCCGACGCTTCAGCAAGGCCCGCCTTGTATTTTGTCGCAACCGGCAGTTTGGTGGATCGGTCAATTCCTCCACCAATCGATCAAACACATTTCGACAAAGATTGGGCGAAATCAGAGCTTGGAAAACAACTTCAGCAAGAGTAAGTTGAAAGTGTTTTGTCAATGTTCTGTCCATTTGTGTTGAGTGGACGCAAAGAAtctcttgttatttttttaaaataaagttacatacgcgtaaacgggcacgaggtgtatgaaacgtctatagggtgtaacggtcacgccttttatccaaaacattctttctttttttttatcaacaagcaagttttaacaactgttgttttactgttacaaCCCGTCTTTTCAcctttgtcaactctct is a genomic window containing:
- the LOC100181133 gene encoding uncharacterized protein LOC100181133, whose protein sequence is MVGFPKLHARQTDIGFCRLLPHIVCPVFNAQPYQQTWFIQHFVQMVTTKDLFVTFNAHQTKICLEQIIQLVEEMGNGIQLSTLNVQFVVYRVCQVVRCFAPPCGNARCPALSNAVCQDNYCGGCNFKFFVNGTEKSRQECIIQDRSCPLVRDLRCPDTCGVATCNGHPRAVCKMCGCNPRFYDYNTLQQVTCIVQCPALPTNVVYTSSCTNGNNRGSVCNFQCPSNQDMFGTNYSTCGSNGEWYPAINTQCSVRCLPNQPQAACSELPCSRARCPAHPNAVCQENYCGGCNFKFFVNGTEIHRHACLPNDCFDPAPTPYDSSQRCLDLCLILCDGHPNALCQPCGCERRMYDHTTLQLLNC
- the LOC494385 gene encoding kappa opioid receptor-like (The RefSeq protein has 1 substitution compared to this genomic sequence) is translated as MNEPISYEYYQPSHENFSEYNLGSLPQNDECSAVPAGPKWLPALQISIALCGLIFNAIAMFVIIMLQDFKKSISHWYVLQLAIADSLFLAMLPFKASESLSGSWNLPHFLCHLQQAVFMLNYYAGIFFLTVMSFDRYAAIVHPVSAPWRRLRTHGNAVLITLAVWALAIAVSIPLFVWSDVKHCKCTYMFPRSAEEFQQHHGVNNSTDYVDYEEFMNVMNEMSQETTVELQKTAEANPMACANEPWVSMKIWAGMHFVFAFLLPFIVMTVCYSLITWRVFHPAVSSANRRAGRRKSSCATPRARLFSSFQFSTRSNSSGSKKYPGITQKSRVTIIVVSLVLMFLLCWLPYNIVLLAKFAELPYSGETCTLIENVTIVLVYLNSMINPVLYTFLGSRFFRRFSKARLVFCRNRQFGGSANSSTNRSNTFRQRLGEIRAWKTTSARFSETSTTQQPPCSSRIYQPHDNKEEVFVMHRTRSNDEHEPEIIVETKLLSP